From a region of the Campylobacter sp. genome:
- a CDS encoding HAMP domain-containing sensor histidine kinase: MKKYLISLKSFIALYSSLAFGVINFIVCFAVCMLFYIGIGGKIGGFWDGVALCAIICLITMALNFTLLYFGLKILFRPIKRLLDAITAIANGDFEARAERKIHRYRTDYLYMHELDELVVNVNKMAQKLQKHEQLQKEFVSNVSHEMKTPISSIAALSEMIEGGVSEERAVRYAASIGAEANRLSKLCTDMLKLTRLDSGAAIRLDEAVRIDEQLRQCIISLSQSYEGHEFELDLTPLSVRSNAGLLNQIWRNLIENALKYSQLSGKIFVRCCACDGFAQVSIKDEGIGIAREKLDKIFDRFYQCEESHKELGSGLGLSIVRRALDILGGQIEYESEPGVGTEARVKIPL; encoded by the coding sequence ATGAAAAAATACCTCATCAGCCTCAAAAGCTTCATCGCGCTTTACTCTTCGCTCGCATTCGGCGTGATAAATTTCATCGTCTGCTTTGCGGTTTGCATGCTTTTTTACATAGGCATCGGCGGCAAGATCGGCGGCTTTTGGGACGGAGTGGCGCTGTGTGCGATCATCTGCTTAATCACGATGGCGCTAAATTTCACCCTGCTTTACTTCGGGCTTAAAATTTTATTCCGCCCGATCAAGCGGCTACTAGACGCGATTACCGCGATCGCAAACGGCGATTTTGAGGCGCGCGCCGAGCGCAAGATACACAGGTACCGCACTGATTACCTCTATATGCACGAGCTGGACGAGCTCGTAGTAAACGTCAATAAAATGGCGCAGAAGCTGCAAAAGCACGAGCAGCTGCAAAAGGAGTTCGTCTCAAACGTCTCGCACGAGATGAAAACGCCGATCTCCTCGATCGCCGCGTTAAGCGAGATGATAGAGGGCGGCGTGAGCGAGGAGCGCGCGGTGCGATACGCAGCCTCGATCGGCGCGGAAGCAAACCGCCTAAGCAAGCTCTGCACCGATATGCTAAAGCTAACGAGACTTGATAGCGGCGCGGCGATCCGCCTAGATGAAGCGGTACGTATCGACGAGCAGCTGCGGCAATGCATCATCTCACTGAGCCAAAGCTACGAAGGGCACGAGTTTGAACTCGATCTAACGCCGCTTAGCGTGCGATCAAACGCGGGGCTGTTAAATCAAATTTGGCGAAATTTGATCGAAAACGCGCTTAAATACTCGCAGCTGAGCGGTAAAATTTTCGTCCGTTGCTGCGCTTGCGATGGCTTTGCGCAGGTGAGCATCAAAGACGAAGGCATCGGCATCGCGCGCGAGAAGCTGGATAAAATTTTTGACCGATTTTATCAGTGTGAGGAATCGCATAAGGAGCTTGGCAGCGGGCTTGGGCTTAGCATCGTACGCAGAGCGCTCGATATTTTAGGCGGGCAGATCGAATACGAAAGCGAACCGGGCGTCGGAACCGAGGCGCGCGTTAAAATTCCGCTTTAA
- a CDS encoding response regulator transcription factor, with product MLNILLVEDDEALSSAIREKLLDEGFSVSCAFDGKQAAEVLDEAHFDLIISDVMMPKMDGFELSRYVRRDGKSQPILIITAKSEIEDMQTGFKSGADDYMSKPINLKELVLRVHALLRRAKIANEKRLLIGESELDYDTLSVRSEGERISLAPKEFRLLFLLLSYAGRIFTRFEIMSEIWGYETDSDERVVDTHVKKLRAKFENSKDFEIITVRGLGYKAVKKERA from the coding sequence ATGCTTAATATTTTACTGGTCGAAGACGACGAGGCTTTGAGCTCGGCGATAAGGGAGAAGCTGCTTGATGAGGGTTTTAGCGTGAGCTGCGCCTTCGATGGCAAGCAGGCGGCAGAGGTGCTAGATGAGGCGCACTTTGATCTGATCATCTCGGACGTGATGATGCCCAAGATGGACGGCTTTGAGCTTAGCAGATACGTTAGGCGCGACGGCAAGAGCCAGCCGATACTGATTATAACGGCAAAAAGCGAGATCGAGGATATGCAGACGGGCTTTAAAAGCGGCGCGGACGATTATATGAGCAAGCCGATAAATTTAAAAGAGCTCGTGCTGCGCGTGCATGCGCTGCTAAGGCGCGCAAAGATCGCAAACGAAAAGCGGCTTCTCATCGGTGAAAGCGAGCTTGACTACGATACGCTTAGCGTCCGCTCCGAGGGCGAGCGGATAAGCCTAGCGCCAAAGGAATTTCGTCTTTTGTTTTTGCTGCTAAGCTACGCGGGCAGAATTTTTACGAGATTTGAGATAATGAGCGAAATTTGGGGTTACGAAACGGACAGCGACGAGCGCGTCGTCGATACGCACGTCAAAAAGCTGCGGGCGAAATTTGAAAACTCCAAGGACTTTGAGATAATCACCGTGCGCGGGCTCGGCTACAAAGCCGTAAAAAAGGAGCGAGCATGA
- a CDS encoding CsgG/HfaB family protein: MNFKKTISVAVIAASVLALFSGCAKESSRVVQTPTVASLNTNYSGERIAVSVGRFNNQSSYNNGVFSDGEDRLGNQAQTILISSLQQTGRFSVLDRTNMRAIKEESAISKSAQNLKGARYVITGDVTEFGRKTTGDHQLFGILGKGKTQTAYSKVNLNIVDVRTSEVVFSTQGAGEYELSNREVLGFGGTAGYDSTLNGKVLSLAIIEAVNNLVNGLENGAFKVR, encoded by the coding sequence ATGAATTTCAAAAAAACCATATCGGTTGCTGTTATTGCAGCTTCGGTGCTGGCGCTATTTAGCGGATGCGCGAAAGAGAGCTCTCGTGTAGTGCAAACCCCTACGGTAGCGAGTCTAAACACTAATTACTCGGGCGAGCGGATCGCCGTGTCGGTAGGACGCTTTAACAACCAGTCCTCTTACAACAACGGGGTGTTCTCCGACGGGGAGGACAGATTGGGCAACCAAGCGCAGACAATTTTGATCTCAAGCTTACAACAAACAGGACGTTTCTCGGTGCTTGACCGCACGAATATGCGCGCCATCAAAGAGGAAAGCGCAATCTCCAAAAGCGCACAAAACTTAAAAGGCGCCAGATACGTTATCACCGGCGACGTGACTGAATTCGGCCGCAAGACGACCGGAGATCATCAGCTGTTTGGAATTTTAGGCAAGGGAAAGACTCAAACCGCGTATTCTAAAGTAAATTTAAACATCGTTGACGTCAGAACGTCCGAGGTGGTCTTTTCGACTCAGGGCGCGGGCGAGTATGAGCTGTCAAATCGCGAAGTGCTAGGTTTCGGCGGCACTGCGGGCTATGATTCGACGCTAAACGGCAAGGTGCTAAGCCTAGCGATCATCGAAGCGGTCAATAATCTCGTAAACGGCCTTGAAAACGGCGCGTTTAAAGTGAGATAA
- a CDS encoding DUF4810 domain-containing protein, with protein MKASSTLALAAVAVIFCGCGGGSRNQIYYWDGSYTDSTYQYLKQEGDVGEQIEALEKSIQKAYEKGLKVPPGLYSHLGLLYLSAGNGARARESFEKEAQAFPESKPFLTFVTNPAALKKAEAAAKPGADKAQGSSGREAAKAASAKQGKAAAKQGGKTNKKAKK; from the coding sequence TTGAAAGCGAGTAGCACTCTTGCTCTTGCTGCTGTGGCCGTGATCTTTTGCGGCTGCGGCGGCGGGAGCCGGAATCAAATTTATTACTGGGACGGCAGCTACACGGACTCGACCTATCAGTATCTGAAGCAGGAAGGCGACGTAGGCGAGCAGATCGAAGCGCTTGAAAAATCTATCCAAAAAGCATACGAAAAGGGACTCAAAGTCCCGCCGGGGCTTTATTCGCATCTGGGACTTTTGTATCTAAGCGCGGGCAACGGCGCGAGGGCAAGAGAGAGCTTTGAAAAAGAAGCTCAGGCTTTCCCTGAATCAAAACCGTTTTTGACCTTCGTTACAAACCCCGCCGCGCTTAAAAAAGCTGAGGCTGCAGCCAAGCCCGGCGCCGATAAAGCCCAAGGATCAAGCGGACGCGAAGCCGCCAAAGCAGCCTCTGCGAAGCAAGGCAAAGCTGCCGCAAAGCAGGGCGGCAAAACGAATAAAAAGGCTAAAAAATGA
- a CDS encoding DUF799 domain-containing protein, with product MKNKAQIAIFSVFVALFFNACALSEPEIYDYSALQQAKPRSILVLMPSNETTEVDASAAVLANAIYPLSEAGYYVFDPALVHETFKNNGIYEASDIQNVSAHKLRQIFGADAVLYLNVVKYGTSYMLIKSTNVVAVNAKLVDLRSGAMLWEGSAQVSDDSGGGGNNLVGMLISAVIKQVSDTITDAGYKLSASADAMLLGQNCNKCLLYGPYSPHYGQDRQLGGGK from the coding sequence ATGAAAAATAAAGCTCAAATAGCTATTTTTAGCGTATTCGTGGCGCTGTTTTTTAATGCGTGCGCTCTAAGTGAGCCTGAAATTTATGACTACTCGGCGCTTCAGCAGGCTAAGCCTCGATCGATTTTGGTGCTAATGCCGAGCAACGAAACTACCGAAGTGGACGCAAGTGCTGCCGTGCTTGCCAACGCGATCTATCCGCTAAGCGAAGCGGGGTATTATGTATTTGATCCAGCGCTCGTGCATGAGACCTTCAAAAATAACGGAATTTACGAGGCTAGCGACATCCAAAATGTCTCCGCGCACAAGCTAAGACAGATTTTCGGCGCAGACGCCGTGCTGTATCTGAACGTCGTCAAATACGGCACTTCGTATATGCTTATCAAAAGCACGAACGTGGTGGCGGTCAATGCCAAACTCGTGGATTTGCGAAGCGGCGCGATGCTCTGGGAGGGCTCGGCGCAGGTCAGCGACGACTCAGGCGGAGGCGGTAACAATCTCGTGGGTATGTTGATCTCCGCGGTTATTAAGCAGGTTAGTGATACGATCACCGATGCGGGATACAAGCTCTCTGCGAGCGCAGATGCGATGCTGCTAGGCCAGAACTGCAACAAATGCTTGCTCTACGGCCCGTATTCGCCACACTACGGACAGGATAGACAGCTTGGCGGCGGAAAATAA